In one Arachis duranensis cultivar V14167 chromosome 9, aradu.V14167.gnm2.J7QH, whole genome shotgun sequence genomic region, the following are encoded:
- the LOC107465263 gene encoding probable protein phosphatase 2C 34 codes for MGHLSSMFNGLAKSLAIKKWRNSERCSGREAAEAMAKEAKKNEFLLCSSGTVSVDGSNNFASVFSKRGKKGVNQDCCIVWEEFGCQEDTIFCGIFDGHGPWGHFVAKRVRESMPPCLLCNWQXXXXSLDLDPDSGDADVEAEKMQNCFNIWKHSYLKTCAAIDRELQQNRKIDSFFSGTTALSIVRQGELIVIANVGDSRAVLATTSDHGSLVPIQLTVDFKPNLPQEAARILERQGRVFCLEDEPGVHRVWLPDEESPGLAMSRALGDYSVKEYGLISVPEVTQWNVTTRDQFVVLATDGVWDVISNEEAVEIVSSTAERGKSAKRLVECAKRSWKRKRGGIAMDDISAICLFFHSPCNLLDNQLATLN; via the exons ATGGGTCATCTTTCTTCAATGTTCAATGGTTTGGCAAAATCACTGGCAATTAAGAAATGGAGGAATTCAGAAAGATGCAGCGGAAGAGAAGCGGCGGAAGCGATggcaaaggaagcaaaaaaGAATGAGTTCTTGTTATGTAGCTCAGGCACTGTTAGTGTTGATGGCTCAAACAACTTTGCCTCAGTTTTCTCCAAAAGAGGCAAGAAAGGAGTCAATCAAGATTGCTGCATAGTCTGGGAA gAATTTGGGTGCCAAGAGGACACGATCTTCTGTGGGATCTTTGATGGGCATGGGCCATGGGGTCACTTTGTGGCGAAAAGAGTGAGAGAATCAATGCCGCCATGTTTGCTATGCAATTGGCAA NNNNNNNNNNNNTCACTTGATCTTGACCCAGATTCTGGAGATGCCGATGTTGAGGCAGAGAAGATGCAAAACTGTTTTAACATATGGAAGCATTCCTACTTGAAGACTTGTGCTGCCATTGATCGAGAACTCCAGCAGAATCGCAAGATCGATTCGTTTTTCAGTGGAACCACTGCCCTCTCCATTGTTAGACAG GGAGAACTAATTGTGATTGCAAACGTTGGTGACTCGCGTGCTGTATTAGCTACAACATCGGATCATGGGAGTTTGGTACCAATTCAGCTCACAGTAGATTTCAAGCCCAATCTACCTC AGGAAGCAGCTCGAATACTGGAGCGCCAAGGGCGAGTCTTTTGCTTAGAAGACGAGCCGGGGGTGCACAGGGTATGGCTTCCCGACGAAGAGTCGCCGGGGCTGGCCATGTCTAGGGCACTTGGTGACTACAGCGTCAAAGAGTATGGCCTAATCTCGGTGCCTGAGGTAACCCAATGGAACGTAACCACCAGAGACCAGTTTGTTGTGCTAGCTACTGATGGG GTGTGGGATGTAATATCGAACGAAGAAGCGGTGGAGATTGTATCTTCAACAGCAGAGAGAGGAAAGTCAGCAAAACGTTTGGTGGAGTGTGCGAAGCGTTCATGGAAACGCAAGAGGGGTGGAATTGCCATGGATGACATCTCTGCCATTTGTCTTTTCTTTCACTCTCCTTGTAACCTTCTTGATAACCAACTTGCCACCCTAAACTAA